A window of Rhododendron vialii isolate Sample 1 chromosome 13a, ASM3025357v1 contains these coding sequences:
- the LOC131314589 gene encoding uncharacterized protein LOC131314589, translated as MSEFIEGPVTPPVEAVELKKFKSRKSLVMTWLFNSMRADIRYTFLLLDSPHQIWTIAAQTYSQQGNDAQCFELRKRLRTLEQDHRSVAMYFVDLSGAWGEFDYYQGFQAVCAVDATNWLKRMEKERVYDFLAGLDMELDPIRVQVLGRVPFPSLGEAYSIVQQEESRRGAVLHLSISDRSALVATPQGHFGSDSGPILQGGKSQSGTSSGPPDRASLQCDYYHNNGHTRDFCWKLHGKLFRGRGGGRGSHGRGLVRSRAQAHVSESTVGTLLDSGLSSGTQASSDQVGGFSQGEIQTLRRFMARADSPSTIASTAAPTSSYFAHTGTGYGEGDWQW; from the exons ATGTCAGAATTCATTGAGGGCCCTGTTACTCCACCTGTTGAGGCGGTCGAACTCAAAAAGTTTAAATCTCGGAAATCGTTAGTCATGACCTGGTTGTTTAACTCTATGAGAGCTGATATTCGCTATACTTTCCTGCTGCTTGATTCTCCacatcagatttggactattgcaGCCCAGACCTATTCTCAGCAAGGTAATGATGCACAatgttttgagttgaggaagagGCTCCGTACATTGGAGCAAGATCATCGTTCTGTTGCCATGTATTTTGTTGACTTGAGTGGAGCTTGgggggaatttgattattatcagggctTTCAGGCTGTTTGTGCTGTGGATGCTActaattggctaaaaaggatggagaaagagcgtgtttatgactttcttgctggtcttgataTGGAGCTTGATCCgattagagtgcaggtgttgggtcgtgttccgtttccatCCTTAGGAGAGGCCTATTCTATTGTTCAGCAGGAGGAGAGTAGAAGAGGTGCTGTGTTGCACCTTTCTATTTCTGATCGTTCTGCCTTGGTTGCTACTCCTCAGGGTCATTTTGGTTCTGATAGTGGGCCTATCCTCCAGGGTGGTAAGTCCCAGTCTGGTACTAGCAGCGGACCTCCTGATCGTGCGTCACTCCAATGTGATTATTACCACAACAATGGTCATACTAGggatttttgttggaagctaCATGGCAAGCTCTTTCGTGGGCGCGGGGGTGGACGTGGTAGCCATGGCCGTGGTCTGGTGCGTTCTCGAGCCCAGGCCCACGTTTCGGAGTCTACAGTTGGCACCTTGCTTGATTCTGGGCTTAGTTCTGGGACTCAGGCGTCATCTGATCAagttggtggtttctctcagggGGAGATACAAACTCTCAGGCGCTTTATGGCTCGGGctgattctccatctactataGCTTCTACAGCAGCTCCTacttcatcctattttgctcatacAG gaactggatacggggaaggtgattggcagtggtaa
- the LOC131314592 gene encoding increased DNA methylation 3-like has translation MNMGGSVVSEQLKPAVTLTGTAKEGSGGPPIGVVDIGESERSYLCRVTLPGLRNNESNINCEIQRDGKVHIHGVVTGGVLKDPWTTYEMKVQELCPPGRFSMSFNLPGPVDPRLASPNFRSDGILEIVVSKPVSSA, from the exons ATGAATATGGGAGGAAGTGTCGTTTCTGAGCAATTGAAGCCAGCTGTAACTTTGACGGGAACTGCTAAGGAAGGGAGTGGTGGGCCTCCAATTGGTGTGGTAGACATTGGTGAAAGCGAAAGGTCCTACCTATGTCGGGTCACCCTGCCAGGTCTCCGGAACAATGAGA GTAATATCAATTGTGAAATCCAGAGGGATGGAAAAGTACATATTCATGGAGTCGTGActggtggagttttgaaagatCCGTGGACTACGTATGAGATGAAAGTGCAGGAACTATGTCCGCCTGGACGGTTCTCCATGTCCTTCAATTTGCCCGGACCTGTTGACCCCCGACTCGCTTCCCCCAATTTCAGGTCTGATGGCATCCTCGAAATCGTTGTATCTAAGCCAGTGTCTTCAGCTTGA